Within the Acidobacteriota bacterium genome, the region CTCCACACCTCCGACGGTTGCTCCGACGACTCCGGCACTACCTGCAAAACCTGAAGCCCCACCAATCCCTGAACTTGAAGGAAGTCAAGGCATTCAGTTCCTGGCCTTTGGCGATTTTGGCACCGCCCTACCCGACCAAAAACTGGTTGCTGAAGCCATGGCTGCCAAGGCCACGCGGGCACCAGTTCAATTTGCGCTGGTTCTAGGAGATAATTTCTACCCCGCCGGAGTCCAGAGTGTGGATGACCCACAATGGCAAACCAAGTTTGAATCCATATATTCACAACCCAGTCTGAATGTTGATTTTTATGCCGTGCTCGGAAACCATGACTACCGACTGAACCCAGATGCGGAGGTCGAATACTCGAAAAAGCCTGGCACCCGGTGGAAAATGCCGGATCGGTACTATGCCTTCTCAAAAAAACTGGATGACCAGTCCGAAGTCCGGTTCTTTGGACTCGACACCGACCCGCTCTGTGAAGAACCCGAAAAGCCCATGACACCCGCCCAAATCAATCAGCAATTGACCTGGCTGGAAACCGAATTGAAAAAAGCGGCAACGCAAAAGTCACCCAGAGTGGTCTGGAAAATCGTGTTTGGCCATCACCCCATTGTTTCCGGCGGAGCACACGGTTCCACGCGGAGCGAACATATGGTCAAGGTTGATAAGCTGTTGAAGAAATATGGAGTTGACCTTTACCTGTGCGGGCACGACCATGACTTGCAGCATATTGTTTTTGAAAAAATGAACTATGTGGTCAGCGGTGGCGGCGCACTCACTCGCAAAGTCGGCCTGACCCCGTTTACCAAATTTGCCGCCAGTGACCTGGGGTTTGCCTGGTTTCGGGTAACGCCGACGGTATTCAATTTGGAATTTTTTGCCGGAAAAGACCACTTATATCAGATTGCCTACACCCACTCGATACTGGCCAAATAGCAAGTTCAGAGCGAGTGGCGAGTGGCGAGTAGCAAGGAGTCAATCCAAACCCCTCGCTGTAGTGTTAGGATTGGAACCAAAACAATTTCATCATTTTTGAACCACAGCGGTCACAGCGAAAAATTACTCATTCTGAATCTGCCTGTTCCTCTGTGTTCCTCTGTGTCCTCTGTGGTGAGATTTCATTTTCCTATCAATCAACTTCCGTTGATGAGTTATTTTATGTTCATTCTTTAAAGTACTTCCTTACTATTGTGATGATGCTCAATTAGATTATGAGCAAGCGAAAGCAGTGACACCATTTTCTTATCACTCGCTACTCGCTACTCGCTACTCGCTACTCGCTTTTAGTTCGCTGCTCGTCGCACACTTCTGATCGGAGAAGAACTCTATGAACTCTGCCGATGATGATATTCGATCTCCCGAGAGGTATCACAAAACCCAGCCGGACAAAGCAGGGCCGCAGCCGGAATCTCAGGCTGCCAAAGAAACGTTTCTGAAGAACCTCCACCATAATTTACAGACTCCGATCAGCATCATCCTTGGTTATACCGACATTTTAATTGATGAAGTGCGTGCCCAGATGGTGGTGGAATTTCTACCTCAACTTGAACAAATCAAAGCGCTTGGTGAAGAACTGGTCACGCTGGTGGCTCAACGGCTCAATACCTCACGACAGCTTTCGGCAACCCAGGAACTCGATTTAAAAGAATGTATTTCCGATTTGTATCAGGAAGTTCGGACCTCACTCCTGACCGTCAGCAGCACCAGCGAGCAATTGTTGGAACAGGCCGAAGCGCAAAAGCTGCGACTGCTAGTGCCTGATTTGATGAATGTTCATTCGGCAGCGGAACACATGCTCCATTTTTTTAAGCAGGTTTCCCGTCTGTCGCGCCTGGAAACCAGTCATTTATCAGTTGTCACCCCTGCCAGCCTGAGTGAAGCCGTTCGAGCCATGCGCGAGGCGATCAAACATCAGGATTTTCCCTCCACGGTGTTTCGAGGCACGATCCTGGTGGTTGACGACAACGAACTCAACTGTGATGTGCTGGCGCGAAGACTGGTCCGCCAGGGCTATCGGGCGGAAACGGTTCAAAGCGGGTTGGATGCCCTCAAGATCCTGGGTGAAAAGGAGTTTGACCTGGTTTTGCTCGACATTTTGATGCCCGAAATGGATGGGTTTCAGGTCCTCAAGCGGTTAAAAGCCGATCAGAAAATGCGATATATCCCGGTGATTATGATTTCAGCCCTGACCGAAATCGAAAGCGTTGCCCGGTGTATTGAGATGGGGGCGGAGGATTACCTCCCGAAACCGTTTAATTCCATGCTGATGCGGGCCCGCATTGATGCCTGCCTTGAAAAAAAGCGCCTCCACGATCAAGAACTGCAATATTTACAACTGGTTTCGAAATTGACCAGCGCCGCCGCCGCCGTTGAATCAGGAGCTTTTCACCCAAGTCAGCTCGAAGAAGTCACGGCCCATCCAGGTGAGTTGGGTCGCCTCGCCAGGGTGTTTACCCAAATGGCACGTGAAATTGCAGCCCGTGAGACAATGCTCGAAGCCAAAATCCAGGAACGCACCCTCGAACTGGCCCGGCTGGTCGAACGCCTGAATCTCACCGTTGACCAGTTGCAACTCTCTGAACGCAAAGCCCTTGAAGCCAGCCGGGCTAAAAGCGTTTTTTTGGCCAATATGAGCCATGAGTTGCGAACCCCACTCAACGCCATTATCGGATTTGTGCAGATGCTGCAGCGCAAGGAACCCCGTGAGGCTGATGATCGCGAGCATTTAGGCATCATCCGTCGCAGCAGTGAGCATTTGCTTGGAATCATCAATGACGTGCTTTCAATTTCCAAAATAGAAGCCGGAAAAGTCACCCTGACCGAAACCGTTTTTAAGCTTCCACGGTTGCTTAAAACCCTGGAGGACATGTTTCGGATCCGCGCCCAGGCCAAGCGACTGGTGATTAACTTTGAGTTATCAAAGGACTTACCGCGCTATGTATATGGAGATGAAGGAAAACTCCGTCAAATCCTGATTAACTTGCTGAACAATGCGGTCAAGTTTACGGCCTGTGGTGGCATTACCCTTCGGGCTCAGTGGCTGGCCGACAAGCTCCAATGCGAGGTCACCGACACTGGCCTTGGAATGAATGCTGACGAAATCCAAACCCTGTTTGAGCCGTTTACCCAAACCGAAAGTGGCGTGAAATCGGCGGAAGGAACTGGCCTTGGACTGACCATCACCCGAAACTATGTCCGTCTCATGAACGGTAGTATTCGGATTCAAAGCTCTCCTGGACGTGGGACCACGGTGAATTTTGAGGTAATGCTGGTGCCGGCGTCGAAAGATACGTTTTATCAAGAAGCCCGGCGGGTGGTGTGCCTTGGCGATAATCAAATGATTCCAAAAATGCTGGTGGTGGACGATCAAAACGATTCCCGATTGCTCCTCAAAGAGATTTTGACGCCGATTGGGTTTGAAGTTCGTGAGGCCCGCAACGGGCTGGAAGCGGTTGAAATCTACAAGTCCTGGCACCCGGATGTGATTTGGATGGATGTGCGGATGCCGGAATCCGACGGCTACGAAGCAACCCGTGCTATCCGGCGTCTGGAATTGACCCAGACTCCCAATCCAGGGGCCTTTGCTCCCCAAACCTCGATCTTTGCTATTTCAGCGGGGGTGTTTGATACTGATCGGGAAGCAATTCTGTCAGCCGGGTGTGATGCGTTCCTGGCCAAACCCTTTCACGAAATCGAATTGTTTGAACTCCTTGAACACCATCTCGGCCTTGAGTTTATCTATGAAGAGGATGTTTCCTTTTCGCCCGACATGTTTGGGGTCATCAATTCCGACCCGATTTCGATTCCAAATGAAAACCCCATCCTGCCTGATGACTGGATTGATCGAATGAACAACGCTCTCGATGAGGGTGATATTGAGTTGTCAATGGCTTTGCTCGAGGAGGTCAAATTTGACAATGAACAACTGGTCGCCCGGTTGAAACTCCTGTTGAGCAGCTATAAAGTTGAAGAAATTCAGGACTTTCTCAAGGAAATCAAACAGCGAAAGGGATAATCCAAAGCCGGGTTCCGGGTTTTTGAAAGGGCTGAGGGCTGAAAAAATCCCATTGTCCCCTTGTCATTCTTTGCATGGCTTGGGTCTCGTCCTGGCCGGAACCGTGGGCTTCGCACCACGGCTATTACACGACGACCCTGCGGGCCTGAAATCCTTATCCTGGCGCTTATGCCCTGTCACCTTGTCACCTTGTCACCTTGTCACCTTGTCACCCTGTCACCCTGTCACCTTGTCACCTTGTCACCTTGTCATTTTGTCACTGATCTCAATTCGAATGAAAAAACTATGCGATTACTCACCATTTTCTTTTTATCCTGCCTGATCACGTTGACTTCAATTTTCCCAGTTCACAGTCAGCAAGAGGGAAACTCGCCGCAATTTTCACCCTATTTTCGCGTCTTTACCGGCGATGGAAAACCCGTCGCAATGGCTGATATTTCCCAGGCAATGGCCGGAGTTGACGTTGTCTTTGTGGGAGAAACACACAATGACCCAATGGCTCACAGTCTGGAACTGGCCATTTTGAAACGGGCGCATGAAGCCGCTTCATCCAGCCCAAGCGATGCCGGTGGACGAAATGCCGTGTTATCAATGGAGATGTTTGAACGGGACACCCAACCAGTTCTGGATGAATATCTGGCCGGTATCATTTCAGAGCGCCATTTTTTGGAAAGCAGTCGTCCCTGGACAAACTATAAGGGCGACTATCGTCCACTCGTGGAATTTGCTCGCGAACAGAAACTTTCGGTTTTAGCCGCCAATGCACCCAAACGCTATGCCAACCTGGTTTCGCGTCAGGGGCGCAATGCGCTGAGCGCCGCCTTACCCCGAGCTGCCCAATGGTTGCCGCCGGTTCCATATGGATTCCCAAGCCCAGCGTACAAAGCAAAATTTGAGGCCCTGTTTGCTCAACCTGGAAAACCGCTCCCACCGAGTCTGTCGAGCACAGGGTCGCTCCAACACGGAATGGGAAACTTGCAATACACACTGGATGCCCAGTCGCTCTGGGATGCCACCATGGCCTTCTCCATGGCGGAAGAATTCTTACGTCATCCGAATTCCTTGATTGTTCACGTGGTTGGAAAATTTCACTGTGAAAATCGGATGGGCATCCCTGACCATTTGCTTCGCTATCGGCCAGGGACAAAATTTCTGGTCGTCACGGTTGAGCCTGCCGATGACATCACCGCTTTCACTGAAAAACACAAAGGACTGGGGGATTTTGTCATTTTGACGGATTCAAAATTGCCCCGGAGTTATGAGGATAAATGAGAAAACCAGGGCTTGGGGCTTGGGGCTTGGGGCTGAAGACAACAAAAAGAAAAAACCAGGGCTTGGGGCTTGGGGCTGAAGACTCGCAAGCTCAGGGCTGAAGAAAACGGGTTCAATACCCTCAGCCCTCAGCCCTAAAAGAAAAAAACCCTGAAATCTGACAGGAATGCACTGCGTCTCATCCCTTCCGTTTCAGCGGTGGATATACTGTCGATTTCAGGGTTGTTCTAAAATTTGAGCGTTTAATGAAGGGCGCACGACAAGCCAGTGCCCCCACGGGTTCGAATGTTGTTCAGGCAACAATCGAGGCTTTGCGTGATTGTGAAATTTCTAAAATTGATTCCATGTCGGAAATACTCCGCCGAAAATTGCGTGTTGCCTCAGTTAACTTGTTTCGCTCTTGCTCTCCGCATTTTCCGTACAGCCCAGCCAGGCAGTCTCTGACGTCATCCATCGCTCTCCGCATTCGAATCAAAATCCGACGCAACCGGAAAACCTGCGATTCCAACCCACGGCTGACATCTTCCGGGTGGAGCTGGTCAATTTCCCGCTCCAACGAATCATTCAAGGCATTCATTTGCTCCCGAACCGTGGTCAACTGCCCCAATGACCACATACACAGCGGAAATTCGCCGATGGTGGGTTCCTGTTTGAGGTTGGTACAGTGCATGGTTTGATCGGGGCCTTTTTTCCAAAAGGCACAATCGTCGGGGATATGATCCAGAAGCTCAGCCAGTTGCACCGCATCAAAGTACATGGTGTGCAAATGATGAAGGAAAAACATAGTGTACTCTCGCTTCTCAACTTGACGTCTTTCAACTTGGGGCAACACGGAGGGAATTTCCGGACATTCAAAAGGTCGAGCTGATTTGAGTTGCAGTTGGTTTTGCATAACCGATATTTCTAATCGTTTGGATAAAATTGGTTATAAGACCATTTTGGAATGAGCGCCTCGTACTACGGGAAATCTAAATTATTGAAAAAATTGTATTTCCCTCAGCCCTTAGCCCGATACCCTCAGCCCAAAATGGTATGAGTTCGCTTTAATCCGCTCCACAAAACCGGAGTAAGGTTTGTTCACCTGAGACAGATTCAATTTGCAGCGCTTCGTCACACCCACCGTTTGAGCGTTCAAGACTCACCTGCTTTGGATTTCGAATGGTATGCGTCACCTGAGCCCCGGCTTTTTCGCCGACTGTAATCAGGATGTTATTGGCACCACTTCCTTTCATATCAACCGCAATTCCAGCCAACGGCACATTTTTGGCTTCAACTTGCGCGCCGATTTCCTCGGTAAACACTTCCATTGAAACCAGCCAGCCGTGGTGTTCGCAACTAAAGCTATTAAAGAAATTAACCCATTCTTCGGATGGAATGACCGATGTGTACATAAATTCTCTCCCTCCGGACGGCCCGAAAGCGGTTGATGAACTGTGGATTTTTCAGATTGGGTGCCTGCGGTTCTTCAAGAGAGCAAACTCTATGCCAGGACGAAACGAGCGGGATATCACCGGTTTGGGGGGAATTTGGAACGGGAAATGAGGAAAAATTCAGCAGGCGGGAAAAAGTGCGCACCGGGTGAGGTTGGTGGAGCATAAGCGCCAGGAGAAGGGAGCGGAGTCTGATCTTGGACAAGGGGAACAAGGGGACAAGAAGACAAGGGGACAAGAGGACAAGAGGACAAGGGGACAAGGCATACGTGCCAGGAGAAAGAGTTGAGGCCCGCAGGGTCGTCATGTAATAGCCGTGGTGCGCAGCCCACGGTCACGGCCAGGACAAGACCCAAGCCCGACAAGAATGCCCTTCAATAACAACGAAACAGGTTGGTGGAGTGCGACAGCACAAGGTTGCGGTTGAAAGCGGCAAAGCCCGCCGCACTCCACAGGAATCAGGATCGGTTGGAAACCGCCGCAAACGAGGCGTCGAGGGCTTCGGCCAGCTCATCTACGTTGTCTTTTGAGGCAATCATCGGCATACCGGTGCGGATGACGTTTCCGTACAGTCCGCCTTTTCCAATCAAGACACCTCGTTTCTTGGTTTCTTCAAAAACTTCGGCCAGTCCTTGCGGATTTGGTTCCTTGGTGGTCTGGTCCTTGACCAGCTCAAGGCCAAGCATCAAGCCCATTCCCCGGACATCGCCAATCATGGTGTATTTTTCCTTGAGTCCGTCGAGCTTTTCACGCAGGTAATTGCCGACCACTTTGACGTGGGTGCGCAAATCTTCTTCTTCAATGGTTTTGATGACTGCCAGAGCTGCCGCCATCGAAACCGGGTTGCCGCCAAAGGTTGAAAACGTTGGACTTGGAACGGCATCTGCCACTTCAGGTGTGGCAATCGTCAACCCAATCGGGGCGCCATTTCCCAAGCCTTTGGCGGAAGTGATGATGTCGGGTTCCACGTTCCAATGTTCAATCCCAAACCATTTGTCGCCGGTTCGGCCCCAGGCGGTCTGGACTTCGTCGGCAATAAACAAGCCGCCATATTGTCGGGCAATTTCGGCGGCGCGTTCAAAATACCCTGGTGGAGGAACCACAAACCCACCAACGCCAAGAATTGGTTCCGCCATAAAGGCTGCAATTTGGCCGGAAGTTGTCGTCCGGATGAGTTCTTCGATGTCATTGGCACAGGCCAGTTCGCAACTTGGATAGGTCAGTTTGAACGGGCAGCGGTAGCAATAGGGCGCCGCGGCGTGAACAAACCCGGCTACTTGCGTTGGGAGCAATCGCCAGGGGGCATGACCCATTGCGGAAAGCGACGTGGCCGAGCGTCCGCTGTAGCTATGCCGTAACACCACGATTTCATGGCGTTTGGTATAGAGTTTGGCGGCCATGATCGCCGTATCGTCAGCCTCGGTGCCGCTGCTGGTAAAAAAGGATTTTTTCAGTTTGCCCGGAGTGATTTCAGCCAGTTTTTCAGCCAGGTCCGACTGTGGTTTGTTGGCATAGAGCGTTGACATATGGGTCAACGTTTTGACCTGTTCGACCCAGGCTTCGGTGACTTTCGGATGGGCGTGGCCCACCGACACCGTCAACACGCCGCCAAAACAATCAAGGTATTTGGTGCCTGAATCATCCCAGACGTGCATGCCTTCGCCTCGGACAATGGCCACGGGTTCTTTGTAGTACATCGTCACGGCGGGAAACAAAAATTCCTTGTGTTTGCGGACGATTTCGGATTGTGCTGGTTTTGGTTCTGGTGTGCTCATTAGTACAGATTCCCCTCTCGTTTGCGTCCTGTGTAGTCAATGTAGACGACTTTGATTTCGGTATAAAAATCCAGAGCAGTTGAACCCTGCTCGCGGTCGCCAATCCCGGTTGATTTAATGCCACCAAACGGGACGTGGGCTTCGCCGCCAGTGGTAGGTGAATTGACGTGGGTCATCCCGGTTTCAATTTCATCCACATAGCGGAACACATAATTGGCATCGTTGGTAAAAATCGAAGACGACAGGCCATATTCGCAATCGTTGGCAAAGTCCATGGCCTGCTCAAACGAACTGGCGCGCAGCACCGACAAGACCGGCCCAAAAATCTCTTCACGGGCCAGGCGCATATCCGGCGTCACATGGTCAAAGATGGTTGGCTGCACGAAATAGCCGTTTTGGAGGCGGTCATCGGTCGGACGTTCGCCGCCACAAACCAGCGTGGCCCCATCTTCTTTTCCAATATCAATGTAGCGGAGCACGGTTTTAAATTGGGATTCATCCACGCTCGGCCCCATCTGAGTCCCTGGATCCATTCCATCGCCCAACACCAGGGCTTCAGCTTTTTTCCGGAGGCGGGCCACAAATTCATCCGCGACGGCTTCGTGAATGATCGCCCGGCTGGTGGCGGTGCAGCGTTGCCCGGTGGAGCCAAACGCGCCCTGGGCGGTTGATTCAACCGCCAGTTCCATATCGGCATCCGGCATCACAATCACCGGGTTTTTGCCGCCCATTTCGCACTGAGCTTTCACACCGCGCCGCGAGACATTTTCATACAACCGAATGCCGACCTCGTTTGAACCGGTAAACGACACCGCTTTGACCGCCGGGTGGTTGATGATTTCGTCCCCAGCATCGGAACCCGCGCCGATAATCAGGTTTAAGACGCCTTTCGGAATCCCGGCTTCCTGAAAAAGTTCAACCATCCGCACAGCGGTGCCGGGGGTAATCGTGGCCGGTTTGAAAACCACGGTATTTCCAGCTACCAGTGCCGGACAGATTTTCCAGATTGGAATCGCCACCGGAAAATTCCAGGGAGTCACACAAGCCACCACGCCCAGCGGTTGTTTGACCGTGTAGATAAAATTCCGGGGCAATTCAGAGTGGATTGTCTCACCATTCATGCGGCGGGCCTCGCCAGCACAAAAATCGGCCACATTGATCGAACGTTGAAGTTCGCCCCGTGATTCCGACAGGCATTTGCCTTCTTCGCGGGTCAGGATGCGCGACAGTTCTTCTTTGTGTTGTTCGAGCAGACTGGCAGCCCGAGCGACAATTTTGTCGCGCGCCAGGGCCGGTGTTGACCGCCAGCAGCGTAAGGCTTCGACGGCGACTTCGACCACCTACCGGGCATCTTCGCGCGAAGCCAGCCGCACCGTTCCGATCACATCTTGAATATTGGCTGGATTCAGGTTTTCGGCGGTGCGTGAGGAGGTGCCTTCGACCCACTCGCCGTTAATAAAATTGCGATAAGTTTCCATAGCCTCGATTTCGCCTCGTGGGAAAATGATCGGCAACCGACGAAGCGCCAGTGGGAAAGGGGTTCAAGTGGTGAAAAAAGTGTGCGCCCAGTGGTTGCCGGAATGGTGTATGATGTTGTTGGAAAGCGAGCGTGATCGAAATGAAGAATGGGGAATGAAGAATGAAGAATTTGTTAACCACTTGGAATTCAAGGAGATAACTTATTCGTTTTTCTTCATTCGGTATTCACATTTCAATTTTGGCGAGCGGCAACTATACCACACCTGGCGCGAGGACCGACAATAAATGATCAATCACACAACCGCTGACCAGTGCCGAAATCTCCCTGAACTGGTTCATTTTCATACCTGCCGACAACCCGACAAAACCTTCCTCATTTCAGAAATTGATGGCCGAACATTCACTTATGCCGAATTTACCACGGCGATTCACCGGACAGCCCATCTGCTTACTGGTCATGGAATTCAAAAAGGCGATGTGGTCAGTTTGCTGATGCCCAACAGCGTCGAGTATGTGATTGCCTACTTTGCCTGTTTTCAGCTTGGGGCACTCGCGGGGCCGGTCAATTCATTGCTCAAAGCCCACGAACTGACCTATGTCATCGGTAATTCGGAAGCCAAAGCCATCCTGGTCAACAGTCAGTTTGAGCCGATGATTGATGAGATCAAACACGACTTGCCTGACCTGAAATCCATCATTCGGTTTGACCTGGAATCAGACGCCACGGCTGATCTTCGAGTGGAAAAGTGCCCGGAACCCGAGATTGACCGCGAAGACGAAGCCATCATTATTTACACCTCAGGCACAACCGGAAAACCCAAAGGCTGTTTGTTGACCCACGGCAATTTGCTGGCCAATGCGCGCCAGATTAAAACCTGGCTTGGCTTTGACGAATCGGACCGGTTGCTGACGATCATGCCGCTGTTTCATATGAATGCGGTTTCCGTCACAACGGTCACGGCACTGTTTGCGGGTGGGTCAAGTGTCGTCAGTCCAAAGTTTTCAGCCACCAAATTCTGGCAAATCATTTCTGACTACCAGATCACCTCGTTTGGCTCGGTAGCGACAATGTTGTCAATGCTTCTGAAAACCTACCCCGATGGAATTCCACCTGAGTTCAAAACCGCTCAACTCCGGTTTGGCTTGTGTGGGTCGGCGCCAGTTCCGGCTGAAGTGATGCGCCAGTTTGAAGAACGTTTTGGCTTTCTCATCATTGAAGGGTACGGGCTTTCCGAATCCACCTGCCGTTCGACCTTTAATCCGCCTGATACCCGCCGCCGACCTGGCTCCTGCGGAATGCCCATCGGCAATGAAATGAAGGTGGTTGACGAAGATGACCAGGATGTTCCGGATGGCGAAGCTGGTGAAATCGTGATGCGGGGCGACAATATCTTCAAAGCCTATTTCAAGAACCCGGATGCCACCGCCATCGCCTTTCGCAACGGCTGGTTTCACACCGGAGATGTCGGCTACCGCGACCCGGACGGCTTTTACTTCATCGTGGATCGCAAGTCGGACATGATCATCCGGGGTGGTGAAAATATTTATCCGCGTGAAATTGATGAAGTTCTGTACTCACATCCAGCGGTTGCGGCTGGTGCGGCAGTTGGAATGCCCGATCCGCTTTACGGCGAAGATGTGGCGGCGTTTATTGTCCTCAAAGATGGCTGCCACGCTACGGAAGAAGACATTCTCCAATTTTGTCGTGGGGAATTAGCAGATTACAAATGCCCCAAAGTGGTGTATTTTGTGGCTGATTTTCCCAAAGGTCCAACCGGTAAAGTTCTCAAACGCGAATTAGCCAAACAATTGAAAAACAGAGGATAGGGAGTGGGGGATAGAGGATAGGGAATTAGGGGTTCAACGATTTTTACCCTCAGCCCTCAGCCCCAAGCCCTGGAGTGATTTATGTCCAACAAATCTGACGAGAAATACCACCAGATTTTTGGCTGTGTCGCCGCCCAGGCTACCCGGAGCGCGATTGTCAGCAAGGAATCATTCAAAAAAGAGGAAGGGTATCCCTGGCCACGAGCCAGTGTCGAACACAAAGACGCGCGTGGCACGATTGAGATGCGTCCCGTCGTGCTCGATGAACGTCCGTTGATTCCTCCGGATGAACTGGCGCGGCTGTCGCAGGCGATGTGGGCCCAACGAGAAAAATTGACTGATTTGGAAGCGGATGCCCTCGATATGCTGTGTGCTTCGTGGCTGACGGGTCAGAAAACACCCAAAGGTGGTGTCGTGATTGACATTGATGACTGCCTGAAAATGCGTGGTCTCAAACCAAAGGTCAATGGACAGGGCCGACGCGGTGGGTTTGAGCAGGAACAACGGCGGGAAATGCTCTCCGCGTTTGACCGACTCTCAACCATCTGGATCGAAATGTCGGAAATGACGATTTATGAACCCAATGGCAAAGCCACTCGCGGGCGTGGGCGAAAGAAAAACATCACCGTTCAAAGCCGGGCCTTTGTGATTACTGACGTGTTGGGGCAACGCCGAATTGACGGCTTGATGGATGTCCAGCGCTTTGTGGCCCGCCCCGGCGAAGTCTTCGGCTATTTTCTTGAAGGCCCAGGGCGACAGGTAGCTTTGTTGAGTGCCCAGGCACTCAAATATGACCCGTACCGACAAAAGTGGGAAAAACGTCTGCTTCGGTATCTGGCCTGGATTTGGAAATGTGAAGGCAGCGATTGCGGGACCAAGGAATTTCGGGTGTCGCGACTCCTGGCCGCAGTTGGTGATGATGTGGTTGGAAAACGAGCCCATCGAACCCGCGACCGTTTTGAACGCGCCCTCGACACATTAAAAGCCGATGGGGCCATTTGTGACTGGCAATATGGGCAATGGGATGAGGAGATTGCCACCGAACGCGGCTGGCGTGAAAAATGGTTTGAAGCCCCGGTCGTGATCGAAGCCCCCGACGCCCTCAAAGAACATTACGTCCTGATCGAAGAGGAAATGGAACGCGAGAACCCGGTGGCCGCCCTCCTGGCCGAACCGGTTGACTTGTGCAAGAGTCTCCGGCAGGCCCGCAAAGATCGTGGATTTTCCCAAATTCAACTCGCCGAAGAACTTGGCATTGGGCAAGCCTACCTTTCCAAAATTGAAAGCGGACGGGTCTCTGAAAAACAAATTGGCCCGACATTGCGGGCCAAGTTTATTTCGTGGCTCCGAAGCTGAAAGAACCAGGGCTGAAAACCAGGGCTGAGGGCCATAAGCGCCAGGATAAGGGAACAACGTCTGATCTGGACAAGGTGACACAAAGACAAGCAGACAAGGAGACACCTTCAAGAGTCTCATTCCTCCGCTCCCAACCGGAGTCCGTTCAAGCTGACACACTCTGTGAAATTGCCTCGGTGTCTCCCTGTCTCCCTGTCTCTTCT harbors:
- a CDS encoding metallophosphoesterase → MRNQKLFFLTLTLLSVLVTVGCQSPTSTPPTVAPTTPALPAKPEAPPIPELEGSQGIQFLAFGDFGTALPDQKLVAEAMAAKATRAPVQFALVLGDNFYPAGVQSVDDPQWQTKFESIYSQPSLNVDFYAVLGNHDYRLNPDAEVEYSKKPGTRWKMPDRYYAFSKKLDDQSEVRFFGLDTDPLCEEPEKPMTPAQINQQLTWLETELKKAATQKSPRVVWKIVFGHHPIVSGGAHGSTRSEHMVKVDKLLKKYGVDLYLCGHDHDLQHIVFEKMNYVVSGGGALTRKVGLTPFTKFAASDLGFAWFRVTPTVFNLEFFAGKDHLYQIAYTHSILAK
- a CDS encoding response regulator produces the protein MNSADDDIRSPERYHKTQPDKAGPQPESQAAKETFLKNLHHNLQTPISIILGYTDILIDEVRAQMVVEFLPQLEQIKALGEELVTLVAQRLNTSRQLSATQELDLKECISDLYQEVRTSLLTVSSTSEQLLEQAEAQKLRLLVPDLMNVHSAAEHMLHFFKQVSRLSRLETSHLSVVTPASLSEAVRAMREAIKHQDFPSTVFRGTILVVDDNELNCDVLARRLVRQGYRAETVQSGLDALKILGEKEFDLVLLDILMPEMDGFQVLKRLKADQKMRYIPVIMISALTEIESVARCIEMGAEDYLPKPFNSMLMRARIDACLEKKRLHDQELQYLQLVSKLTSAAAAVESGAFHPSQLEEVTAHPGELGRLARVFTQMAREIAARETMLEAKIQERTLELARLVERLNLTVDQLQLSERKALEASRAKSVFLANMSHELRTPLNAIIGFVQMLQRKEPREADDREHLGIIRRSSEHLLGIINDVLSISKIEAGKVTLTETVFKLPRLLKTLEDMFRIRAQAKRLVINFELSKDLPRYVYGDEGKLRQILINLLNNAVKFTACGGITLRAQWLADKLQCEVTDTGLGMNADEIQTLFEPFTQTESGVKSAEGTGLGLTITRNYVRLMNGSIRIQSSPGRGTTVNFEVMLVPASKDTFYQEARRVVCLGDNQMIPKMLVVDDQNDSRLLLKEILTPIGFEVREARNGLEAVEIYKSWHPDVIWMDVRMPESDGYEATRAIRRLELTQTPNPGAFAPQTSIFAISAGVFDTDREAILSAGCDAFLAKPFHEIELFELLEHHLGLEFIYEEDVSFSPDMFGVINSDPISIPNENPILPDDWIDRMNNALDEGDIELSMALLEEVKFDNEQLVARLKLLLSSYKVEEIQDFLKEIKQRKG
- a CDS encoding ChaN family lipoprotein — translated: MRLLTIFFLSCLITLTSIFPVHSQQEGNSPQFSPYFRVFTGDGKPVAMADISQAMAGVDVVFVGETHNDPMAHSLELAILKRAHEAASSSPSDAGGRNAVLSMEMFERDTQPVLDEYLAGIISERHFLESSRPWTNYKGDYRPLVEFAREQKLSVLAANAPKRYANLVSRQGRNALSAALPRAAQWLPPVPYGFPSPAYKAKFEALFAQPGKPLPPSLSSTGSLQHGMGNLQYTLDAQSLWDATMAFSMAEEFLRHPNSLIVHVVGKFHCENRMGIPDHLLRYRPGTKFLVVTVEPADDITAFTEKHKGLGDFVILTDSKLPRSYEDK
- a CDS encoding DUF5335 family protein; translated protein: MYTSVIPSEEWVNFFNSFSCEHHGWLVSMEVFTEEIGAQVEAKNVPLAGIAVDMKGSGANNILITVGEKAGAQVTHTIRNPKQVSLERSNGGCDEALQIESVSGEQTLLRFCGAD
- a CDS encoding aspartate aminotransferase family protein, which gives rise to MSTPEPKPAQSEIVRKHKEFLFPAVTMYYKEPVAIVRGEGMHVWDDSGTKYLDCFGGVLTVSVGHAHPKVTEAWVEQVKTLTHMSTLYANKPQSDLAEKLAEITPGKLKKSFFTSSGTEADDTAIMAAKLYTKRHEIVVLRHSYSGRSATSLSAMGHAPWRLLPTQVAGFVHAAAPYCYRCPFKLTYPSCELACANDIEELIRTTTSGQIAAFMAEPILGVGGFVVPPPGYFERAAEIARQYGGLFIADEVQTAWGRTGDKWFGIEHWNVEPDIITSAKGLGNGAPIGLTIATPEVADAVPSPTFSTFGGNPVSMAAALAVIKTIEEEDLRTHVKVVGNYLREKLDGLKEKYTMIGDVRGMGLMLGLELVKDQTTKEPNPQGLAEVFEETKKRGVLIGKGGLYGNVIRTGMPMIASKDNVDELAEALDASFAAVSNRS